Proteins encoded together in one Shewanella oneidensis MR-1 window:
- the mtr gene encoding tryptophan permease — MANHMNAVKNKPVGKSLLGGAMIIAGTTVGAGMFSLPVVGSGMWFGYSILMLLGIWFCMLMSGLLLLETNLHFEPGASFDTLTKETLGQFWRIVNGVSIAFVLYILTYAYISGGGSIVNHSLQGMGIELPQSVAGLVFTVVLACIVLISTKAVDRITTIMLGGMIITFFLAIGNLLIEIDVTKLLEPDGNQRFIPYLWVALPFGLASFGYHGNVPSLVKYYGKDSSTIIKAIFVGTFIALIIYVCWLVATMGNIPRSQFSEIIAQGGNMGVLVGALSKVMESSWLNSMLTLFANLAVASSFLGVTLGLFDYLADLFGFDDSRSGRMKTAIVTFVPPTVFGLLFPDGFLIAIGFAALAATVWAVIVPALMAYKSRQLFPNHQGFRVFGGTPLIILVVLFGVVTGACHLLAMANLLPQFS; from the coding sequence ATGGCTAACCATATGAATGCGGTAAAAAATAAGCCGGTAGGGAAGTCTCTGCTCGGTGGCGCCATGATTATTGCGGGGACCACTGTTGGGGCTGGGATGTTTTCATTGCCCGTTGTTGGCTCAGGCATGTGGTTTGGCTATTCGATATTGATGTTGCTGGGTATTTGGTTTTGTATGTTGATGTCGGGGCTGTTACTGCTCGAAACCAATTTACATTTCGAGCCAGGCGCAAGTTTCGATACCCTCACCAAGGAAACCCTAGGCCAGTTCTGGCGTATAGTGAACGGGGTTTCTATCGCCTTTGTGCTCTATATCTTAACCTACGCCTATATCAGCGGTGGTGGTTCGATAGTAAACCATAGCCTACAGGGGATGGGGATTGAACTACCCCAAAGTGTTGCCGGATTAGTGTTTACCGTGGTGCTCGCCTGTATCGTGTTGATTAGCACTAAGGCTGTCGATCGCATTACAACCATTATGCTAGGTGGGATGATCATCACTTTCTTCCTCGCGATTGGTAATCTACTGATTGAGATCGATGTGACTAAGTTACTCGAGCCGGATGGAAATCAACGTTTTATACCATATCTATGGGTTGCATTGCCCTTTGGGCTCGCCAGTTTTGGTTATCATGGCAACGTGCCTAGCTTGGTGAAGTATTACGGCAAAGATTCCTCTACCATTATTAAGGCCATTTTTGTTGGTACTTTTATCGCGTTGATTATTTACGTTTGTTGGTTAGTGGCGACTATGGGCAATATTCCCCGCAGCCAATTTAGCGAGATTATTGCCCAAGGTGGCAATATGGGGGTGCTCGTCGGTGCGCTGTCAAAAGTGATGGAAAGTAGTTGGTTAAACAGTATGTTAACGCTATTTGCCAACTTAGCCGTCGCTTCATCTTTCCTAGGTGTCACACTCGGTTTATTCGATTACCTAGCCGATTTGTTTGGTTTTGATGATTCGCGCTCAGGCCGGATGAAAACCGCGATTGTTACCTTTGTGCCGCCAACAGTATTCGGTTTGTTATTCCCCGATGGCTTTTTGATTGCTATCGGTTTTGCTGCTTTAGCGGCAACCGTGTGGGCAGTGATAGTGCCCGCGCTGATGGCTTATAAGTCGAGGCAACTCTTTCCCAATCACCAAGGTTTTAGGGTTTTTGGTGGCACGCCGCTGATTATCCTTGTGGTGTTGTTTGGTGTGGTGACGGGGGCTTGCCATTTACTGGCAATGGCGAATTTATTGCCGCAGTTTTCCTAA